In one Saccharibacillus brassicae genomic region, the following are encoded:
- a CDS encoding RCC1 domain-containing protein, with product MESYFPNTAESEGGARRRQTIAAAIRHTAALRSDGTVSAIGDNRYGQCDVGGWSDIVAVAAGNVHRATNTGNAHTVGLRADGTVVATGWNANGQCDVEDWHGIAAIAAGWRRTVGLTADGRVALAGRNAEGQCEVGDWREITAISAGDWHTVGLRCDGTVCMAGSRRYGLGQAADWRGIAAVAAGYLHTVGLRADGTVTAAGSNKHGQGETGDWRGIVAVAAGSYHTVGLTADGRVVASGSNAHGQCNVSGWHSIVAAAAGCLHTIGLRADGTLVAAGNREYGQCDVDVWSGLQMPEDSF from the coding sequence ATGGAGTCTTATTTCCCGAATACCGCGGAGTCCGAAGGAGGGGCGCGGAGGAGGCAGACGATCGCCGCCGCGATCCGGCACACCGCTGCGCTCCGGTCCGACGGCACCGTCTCGGCGATCGGCGATAACCGGTACGGTCAATGCGACGTCGGCGGCTGGTCCGACATCGTCGCGGTCGCGGCCGGCAACGTACATCGGGCGACCAACACCGGAAACGCGCATACGGTCGGTCTTCGGGCGGACGGCACGGTGGTCGCGACCGGATGGAATGCAAACGGGCAGTGCGACGTGGAAGACTGGCACGGAATTGCGGCAATCGCCGCAGGCTGGCGGCGCACGGTCGGGCTGACAGCGGACGGCCGCGTTGCCTTGGCAGGGCGCAATGCCGAAGGCCAATGCGAAGTCGGCGATTGGCGCGAGATAACGGCGATCAGCGCGGGAGATTGGCATACGGTCGGTTTGCGCTGCGACGGCACCGTATGTATGGCCGGCAGCCGTCGTTATGGTCTGGGCCAAGCCGCCGATTGGCGCGGGATCGCGGCGGTCGCGGCCGGGTATCTGCATACGGTCGGCCTTCGCGCGGACGGGACGGTCACGGCGGCCGGTTCGAACAAGCACGGCCAGGGCGAGACGGGCGATTGGCGCGGCATCGTCGCGGTCGCCGCCGGCAGCTATCATACGGTCGGCTTGACCGCGGACGGCCGCGTCGTCGCCTCGGGCTCCAACGCGCACGGCCAATGCAACGTCAGCGGCTGGCACTCTATCGTGGCGGCTGCCGCAGGGTGCCTGCATACGATCGGCCTGCGCGCGGACGGAACGCTGGTCGCGGCGGGCAACCGCGAATACGGCCAATGCGACGTCGACGTGTGGAGCGGTCTTCAGATGCCCGAAGATTCTTTTTAG
- a CDS encoding kinase — protein sequence MEKIIAELLPKLEKENRFVLGLDGLSRSGKTTFTAELVRHLRERNFEAVALHLDDYIVERKRRYHTGEAEWFEYYGLQWDVEGLREHLFGRVGASGSLTLPKYESESDDHRMQQIVLPERGVVVIEGVFLQRGAWREYLDGVIYLDCPREVRFARESPATRQNTDKFVNRYWQAEDYYLAAEDPLSQADWIVKEYS from the coding sequence ATGGAGAAGATTATCGCGGAACTGCTGCCCAAGCTGGAAAAGGAAAACAGATTCGTGCTGGGCTTGGACGGGCTGAGCCGCTCGGGGAAAACGACGTTCACGGCGGAACTGGTTCGGCATCTGCGTGAGCGGAACTTTGAAGCCGTCGCGCTGCATCTGGACGATTATATCGTGGAGCGAAAAAGGCGGTATCATACCGGCGAAGCGGAGTGGTTCGAGTATTACGGGCTTCAGTGGGACGTGGAGGGACTGCGGGAACATCTTTTCGGCCGGGTAGGCGCGAGCGGCAGTCTGACTCTTCCGAAGTACGAGAGCGAATCCGACGATCATCGGATGCAGCAGATCGTGCTGCCGGAGCGGGGCGTCGTGGTGATCGAAGGCGTTTTTCTGCAACGGGGGGCGTGGCGGGAATATCTGGACGGCGTGATCTATTTGGATTGTCCGCGGGAAGTGCGGTTTGCCAGAGAAAGCCCGGCCACTCGGCAGAACACGGACAAATTCGTGAACCGGTATTGGCAAGCCGAAGATTATTATCTGGCGGCAGAAGACCCGTTAAGCCAAGCGGATTGGATTGTAAAAGAGTACAGCTGA
- a CDS encoding helix-turn-helix domain-containing protein, translated as MPLHEQTSLWSETTIKMRDGYVGTLQTGSTLVRNEIDSNLLLLAIGGEGELAMNGEVCRIGASFACHMAQGTSFTLTSGSDELYYMVMTYRAFSLEGASQVTPSYRKHPLQTSFVQSTAAQTEWVQQAEKIIAKWRRGEGLEVFHANALLQIMLYELIMEYESAQGGGESDKVEAVTSYIASHYRRNLELQELADLAGCSVRQLQRRFKQEKQLGPMEYAIRLRMENASRMLRHTDASIGQIADRIGYRDVYYFSRAFKKYYGVSPLGYRLDQASKQYERYAQALLRNRTASSYDSAQGPVICHLRGEYLVRQPPRRIAVLDVQYADHLLALGLPPAGSVGSGSASVDFPPSIRAGLQGTSLLGTYEYPDLPAVERLSPDLIICTEVHDRHAERLSRIAPVLTFKRNESWQTILGLFGELTGRRAEAQIILADYDRRTALLSEELAPALAGQSVALIRPLDSLVRVHSAAHRTGVVLYRDLGLPVPLFVADAADTAYHISVDRLAAVQASHYFVLSNRTMQGGISTTEQRVLDRLDTHGNRQIHGVDAAIWIGCYGPIGINGIVDRIEQALLK; from the coding sequence ATGCCGCTGCACGAACAGACAAGCCTTTGGAGTGAGACGACGATCAAGATGCGGGACGGATATGTCGGTACTTTGCAGACCGGCAGCACGCTTGTCCGGAACGAAATCGACTCGAATCTGCTGCTGCTGGCGATAGGCGGGGAAGGGGAGCTTGCGATGAACGGCGAAGTGTGCCGCATCGGGGCTTCTTTTGCTTGTCATATGGCGCAGGGGACTTCGTTTACGCTCACGTCCGGGTCGGACGAACTTTATTATATGGTCATGACGTATCGGGCTTTCTCTCTCGAAGGGGCGTCCCAAGTCACGCCTTCGTACCGGAAGCACCCGCTGCAAACTTCTTTCGTTCAGAGCACGGCGGCCCAGACGGAATGGGTGCAGCAGGCCGAGAAAATTATCGCCAAATGGCGCCGCGGCGAAGGATTGGAAGTGTTCCATGCCAACGCGCTGCTGCAGATCATGCTTTACGAGCTGATCATGGAATACGAGAGTGCCCAAGGCGGAGGAGAATCCGACAAAGTAGAGGCGGTGACCTCGTATATCGCTTCGCATTATCGCCGCAACCTGGAGCTGCAGGAACTGGCGGACCTCGCGGGATGCAGCGTCAGGCAGCTCCAGCGGCGCTTCAAGCAGGAGAAGCAGCTCGGACCGATGGAGTACGCGATCCGGCTGCGCATGGAGAACGCGTCGCGGATGCTGCGGCATACGGACGCTTCGATCGGGCAGATCGCGGACCGGATCGGTTACCGGGACGTGTATTATTTCAGCCGGGCGTTCAAAAAATATTACGGCGTGTCCCCGCTCGGATACCGGCTGGACCAGGCTTCCAAACAATACGAACGTTACGCGCAGGCGCTGCTGCGAAATCGCACGGCGTCTTCGTACGACTCGGCCCAAGGCCCGGTCATCTGCCATCTGCGCGGCGAATACCTCGTGCGGCAGCCGCCGCGGCGGATCGCCGTACTCGACGTGCAGTATGCCGATCATCTGCTCGCGCTAGGGCTGCCGCCGGCCGGAAGCGTCGGATCGGGCAGCGCCTCCGTCGATTTTCCGCCGTCGATCCGCGCAGGACTTCAAGGCACTTCGCTGCTCGGAACGTACGAATACCCCGATCTGCCGGCCGTGGAGCGGCTGTCGCCGGATCTGATCATCTGCACCGAAGTGCATGATCGGCACGCCGAACGGTTAAGCCGGATCGCTCCCGTCCTGACGTTCAAGCGCAACGAGAGCTGGCAGACGATTCTGGGATTGTTCGGCGAGCTGACCGGCAGGCGGGCGGAAGCCCAAATCATTCTGGCGGATTACGACCGGCGCACCGCGCTGCTGTCCGAAGAACTGGCTCCCGCCCTGGCAGGGCAGAGCGTGGCGCTGATTCGCCCGCTCGATTCGCTCGTGCGCGTCCATTCGGCGGCCCACCGCACGGGTGTCGTGCTGTACCGCGATCTCGGCCTGCCGGTTCCTCTGTTCGTGGCGGATGCTGCGGACACGGCGTACCACATTTCCGTGGACAGGCTCGCGGCCGTGCAGGCCAGCCACTATTTCGTGCTGAGCAATCGGACGATGCAGGGAGGCATATCGACGACCGAGCAGCGGGTATTGGATCGGCTCGATACACACGGGAATCGGCAGATCCACGGCGTCGATGCCGCGATCTGGATCGGCTGTTACGGACCGATCGGGATTAACGGCATCGTGGATCGGATCGAGCAGGCTTTGTTGAAATAA
- a CDS encoding (2Fe-2S)-binding protein, whose amino-acid sequence MEVYLNTEAWKQTAAKHCIRLGDPPANSVRTIALSELHDEAAYRDYIVWLQAYIGAPDLAVAASMLAKRLGYLWIAPLVTALTFHQQHVSFSLPGSFLYHPALTEDEGTTRFPFLAAAGVRAEALPMHRTERRTEAVEELFARQLTPLLKTLAAIAPLSMSILWENIMVRIGPLYQPNADHAEAERRQVQADFTYLTQEAPGALFDQRRNPFTRFTTLEGEVPAAKTERITCCFYYRMSEEYCKKCPKIDGENKSQLQ is encoded by the coding sequence ATGGAGGTTTATCTGAACACGGAAGCCTGGAAGCAGACGGCGGCCAAGCATTGTATTCGGCTCGGCGATCCGCCGGCGAACAGCGTGCGCACGATTGCGTTGAGCGAACTGCATGACGAAGCGGCATACCGGGATTATATCGTCTGGCTGCAGGCGTATATCGGCGCGCCCGACCTGGCGGTCGCCGCTTCGATGTTGGCCAAGCGCCTCGGTTATCTCTGGATCGCTCCGCTGGTGACGGCGCTGACTTTTCATCAACAGCACGTATCGTTCTCGCTGCCGGGCAGCTTCCTGTATCATCCCGCGCTGACGGAAGACGAGGGCACGACGCGGTTTCCTTTTCTGGCGGCTGCGGGGGTGCGGGCGGAGGCGCTGCCGATGCACCGGACAGAGCGGCGGACAGAAGCGGTCGAGGAGCTGTTCGCGCGGCAGCTGACTCCGCTGCTCAAGACGCTTGCGGCGATCGCACCGCTGTCGATGAGCATCCTCTGGGAAAATATCATGGTCCGGATCGGCCCGCTGTACCAGCCGAACGCGGACCATGCCGAAGCGGAACGTCGACAGGTTCAGGCGGATTTTACCTATCTGACGCAGGAAGCGCCCGGAGCCCTGTTCGATCAAAGACGCAATCCGTTCACCCGGTTTACCACGCTCGAAGGGGAGGTCCCGGCGGCGAAAACCGAACGGATCACCTGCTGCTTCTATTACCGGATGTCGGAGGAATACTGCAAAAAGTGCCCGAAAATTGACGGTGAGAATAAATCTCAATTACAATGA
- a CDS encoding ABC transporter substrate-binding protein: MKTGMKARAAGGRGMAAYKSRLGVAWMLVLVVILTACGGGAGADTGKPSAAAAQTPVNAETSAGAFPVTLQHMKGELVLKEKPKKIAVLDVKFLDQMLAVGEKPAGSVIAGGSTDFPEYLGDQPNGVQVLGTRDEPNLEAILSLDPDLIIMTDFQEKQYESVSKIAPTLVLDFYEDWRDTLTTVAKITDKPAEAEAVRQAYEDKVAGLKTKLSEKLGDETVALIRPRKEGIRIHGIEHRTGGILYRDLGLNMPPLVEEVGAEGSLEISMEEVPGIGADRYFVLSDELFAAEAEAMVNNPVWTSLDAVKNNRTYDVNSTLWIAYYGPLAIDLIVDEAAEALLGTN; encoded by the coding sequence ATGAAGACGGGAATGAAGGCGCGAGCGGCCGGAGGCCGGGGAATGGCCGCTTACAAATCGCGATTAGGGGTAGCCTGGATGCTGGTCCTTGTAGTTATATTGACTGCCTGCGGCGGCGGAGCCGGCGCGGATACCGGCAAGCCGTCCGCGGCAGCGGCGCAGACGCCTGTCAATGCGGAGACAAGCGCGGGGGCGTTCCCGGTTACGCTCCAACATATGAAGGGCGAACTGGTATTGAAAGAAAAGCCGAAGAAAATTGCCGTGCTCGACGTCAAGTTTCTGGATCAGATGTTAGCCGTCGGCGAGAAGCCGGCGGGCAGCGTGATTGCCGGTGGCAGCACCGATTTTCCGGAATATCTCGGCGATCAGCCGAACGGGGTACAGGTGCTCGGAACGCGGGATGAGCCGAATCTGGAAGCGATCCTGTCGTTGGACCCGGATCTGATTATCATGACCGATTTTCAGGAGAAACAGTATGAGAGCGTGAGCAAGATCGCGCCGACGCTCGTGCTGGATTTCTATGAAGACTGGCGCGATACGTTAACGACGGTCGCCAAGATCACGGACAAGCCGGCCGAAGCCGAGGCGGTGCGCCAGGCGTACGAAGACAAAGTGGCGGGATTAAAAACGAAGCTGTCCGAGAAGCTGGGCGACGAGACGGTAGCGCTGATACGTCCGAGAAAAGAAGGCATTCGCATTCACGGCATCGAGCATCGCACGGGCGGCATTCTGTATCGGGATTTGGGCTTGAACATGCCGCCGTTGGTTGAGGAAGTCGGCGCAGAAGGTTCTCTGGAGATCTCGATGGAAGAAGTGCCCGGGATCGGCGCCGATCGTTATTTCGTCCTGTCGGACGAGCTGTTCGCGGCAGAAGCCGAAGCGATGGTGAACAATCCGGTCTGGACTTCGCTGGATGCGGTCAAAAACAACCGGACGTACGACGTGAACTCCACGCTGTGGATCGCTTATTACGGTCCGCTGGCGATTGATTTGATCGTCGATGAGGCGGCGGAAGCGCTGCTCGGAACGAATTGA
- a CDS encoding nucleotidyltransferase, whose amino-acid sequence MRLEKVINRIEIQDEYKEFVEKYIDEILAEFGGQVHSLYMCGSVPKGTATPFKSDADFTLVCAKPEEIDYDKVSLIKDRLLAQYPFLTKIDTIVCSIDDVLHKPNEWGFWIKIICVCVHGPDLGEQVPPIVIAPAFILDLNTDTEAEVKRLHRLLAETDDPALKTRYIKGYAKRLIRALYSLVLEHTGVWEDDIVEMKNAIATYCEIDSAWVEELYACYLNPDVPVAEFLGLADQVYRYFEQALQTMAASRTASD is encoded by the coding sequence ATGAGACTGGAAAAAGTGATCAATCGAATAGAGATACAGGACGAATACAAGGAATTTGTGGAGAAGTATATCGATGAGATCCTCGCCGAATTCGGGGGTCAGGTCCACAGCCTGTATATGTGCGGTTCGGTTCCAAAAGGAACGGCCACACCTTTCAAATCGGATGCGGATTTCACGCTGGTGTGCGCAAAGCCCGAAGAGATCGATTACGACAAAGTATCTCTTATCAAAGACAGGCTGTTGGCACAATATCCATTCCTCACCAAGATCGATACGATCGTCTGCTCGATCGACGACGTCTTGCATAAACCGAACGAGTGGGGATTTTGGATCAAGATCATTTGCGTGTGCGTCCATGGTCCTGACCTCGGAGAACAAGTACCGCCGATCGTTATTGCGCCAGCGTTCATTTTAGACCTGAATACAGATACCGAAGCGGAAGTGAAGCGTCTGCACCGTTTACTTGCCGAGACCGACGACCCGGCCCTGAAGACCCGATACATCAAAGGGTATGCCAAGCGATTGATTCGGGCTCTATATTCTCTCGTGTTGGAACATACGGGGGTATGGGAGGACGACATCGTGGAGATGAAGAACGCTATCGCAACCTACTGCGAGATCGATTCTGCCTGGGTGGAGGAGCTGTATGCTTGTTATCTGAACCCTGATGTACCGGTGGCGGAGTTTCTCGGGCTTGCGGATCAAGTGTACCGCTATTTTGAGCAGGCTTTGCAGACGATGGCTGCTTCCAGAACTGCTTCCGACTGA
- a CDS encoding phosphotransferase — protein sequence MFSFAEGREKPIHHVENSYLFGESVAQMHTATGHFQSEHARDSLDLEFLMDRPLELIQLHMQHRPEDYHFICEKMSELKKQLAAKIEAGLDWGICHGDLHGNTNTAFTDDGVLTHYDFDISGYGWRAYDIAAVALFVVLRQLWLFGLCFSESELVGGADFEEGFIDSKMEYFRKVVF from the coding sequence ATGTTCAGTTTTGCGGAAGGTCGGGAAAAGCCGATCCATCACGTGGAAAACAGTTATCTGTTCGGGGAATCCGTGGCTCAAATGCATACAGCGACCGGGCATTTCCAAAGTGAACACGCAAGAGATTCTCTGGATTTGGAGTTTTTGATGGACAGACCGCTTGAACTCATTCAATTACATATGCAGCATCGTCCGGAAGATTACCATTTTATTTGCGAAAAAATGTCCGAATTAAAGAAGCAGCTGGCGGCGAAGATCGAAGCAGGGCTGGATTGGGGCATTTGTCACGGGGACTTGCATGGCAACACGAATACAGCCTTTACGGACGACGGAGTGTTAACCCATTACGATTTCGATATTTCGGGGTATGGGTGGAGAGCTTACGATATCGCAGCGGTTGCTCTATTTGTCGTATTGAGACAACTGTGGCTGTTTGGTTTATGTTTTAGCGAATCGGAGCTGGTAGGGGGCGCCGACTTTGAAGAGGGCTTTATCGACAGTAAAATGGAGTATTTCAGGAAAGTCGTTTTTTGA
- a CDS encoding Type 1 glutamine amidotransferase-like domain-containing protein, translated as MGSLLLTSCGFGTEEIKNQFLDLIDREISSLKVAILTTASPTRNHNRYAQRAMQEFKDMGFRHIDFVDIEFDDPQILMDQDVIYINGGNPFTLLYHGRKSGADQIMQRRAAQHVVIVGVSAGTLWLGPDINLVHVFTPQMNTMGLTDFQALGIFNSPIFPHYDREDLFPDAEGRTIEERISVFESEENCKVTRLRDEQCFSIQLQKDVSI; from the coding sequence ATGGGCAGCTTGTTACTCACTTCTTGCGGTTTTGGTACGGAAGAGATTAAAAATCAATTTCTGGATCTTATCGATCGAGAAATCTCCTCATTAAAAGTCGCGATCCTTACAACAGCCTCGCCGACGAGAAATCATAATCGATATGCGCAGCGGGCCATGCAGGAGTTCAAGGACATGGGCTTTCGGCATATCGATTTTGTCGATATCGAATTCGATGATCCGCAGATTCTGATGGATCAAGACGTTATCTATATCAACGGCGGCAATCCATTTACGTTACTGTATCACGGCAGGAAAAGCGGAGCCGATCAAATCATGCAAAGACGGGCTGCCCAGCATGTCGTCATAGTGGGAGTGAGTGCCGGAACGTTATGGCTGGGGCCGGATATTAACCTTGTCCATGTCTTTACTCCACAGATGAATACAATGGGATTAACGGATTTTCAGGCATTGGGGATCTTCAACTCGCCTATTTTTCCTCACTATGATCGGGAAGACTTATTCCCAGATGCGGAAGGTCGCACGATAGAAGAGAGAATCTCCGTATTCGAATCCGAGGAGAACTGTAAGGTGACGAGGCTCAGAGACGAACAATGCTTCTCCATCCAACTTCAAAAGGATGTGTCGATTTGA
- a CDS encoding MepB family protein, with amino-acid sequence MDDFHEALTYVNEKFYKPNHLIIEDIQAESQNAKYGAGRFRIRSTTVRFRVAKQTPKKIGQFVVCWEKGSDNKNQAYSYEKAADLLVINTFGSHDEFGQFIFPKDLLVKQGILKTESSHGKMALRVYPIWDTPISKQAIDTQKWQLPYFVQLNQGSSSQINSYIQ; translated from the coding sequence ATGGATGATTTTCACGAAGCCTTAACCTATGTAAACGAGAAATTTTATAAGCCCAACCATTTGATCATCGAAGATATTCAAGCCGAAAGCCAAAATGCAAAATATGGGGCGGGCAGATTCCGTATCCGTTCTACAACGGTTAGATTCAGGGTAGCCAAGCAAACGCCCAAGAAGATCGGTCAATTCGTCGTCTGTTGGGAAAAAGGTAGCGACAACAAAAATCAAGCCTACTCTTATGAAAAGGCTGCTGATTTGTTGGTCATTAACACCTTCGGAAGTCACGACGAGTTTGGGCAGTTCATTTTCCCGAAAGATCTATTGGTCAAACAGGGTATCCTCAAAACGGAGTCTTCCCATGGAAAAATGGCCCTCAGAGTCTATCCGATTTGGGATACGCCTATCAGTAAGCAAGCTATAGACACGCAGAAATGGCAGCTGCCCTATTTTGTACAACTGAATCAAGGTTCTTCTTCACAAATAAATTCCTATATACAGTAA
- a CDS encoding phosphotransferase, translating to MRTLIGTQFPQLSSKPVKRLGWGWDNTVFLIGDEYVFRFPRRTFAVGSIRMEGKLLPKLEAYMTIPYPKPLFYGEASDAYPAPFLGYAHVPGDFPIGLTEERRALSAETLAKFLRRLHEFPVQEALKCGVRQDHRSLTDIAARKVKLEGFLSKRVGHLSPEESGVIEAYMSRLQTDRVEAVDALLHGDLHFKNMLVNKNGIVAGIIDWGDLSIGHPACDLSVAYSFLPPYARGVFFETYGGANEETKLLARLIAVYIPVLILMQAVDDGNEAIAVEAKSNIMRALSD from the coding sequence GTGCGGACGCTGATCGGCACACAATTCCCGCAGCTGTCCTCGAAGCCTGTAAAGCGATTGGGCTGGGGTTGGGACAACACGGTTTTTCTCATCGGTGACGAGTATGTGTTCCGGTTTCCAAGAAGAACGTTTGCAGTCGGCTCGATTCGCATGGAAGGGAAGCTGCTGCCCAAGCTGGAAGCCTATATGACTATTCCCTATCCGAAACCGTTGTTTTACGGGGAAGCAAGTGACGCATACCCGGCGCCATTTCTTGGCTATGCCCACGTGCCGGGAGATTTCCCGATCGGTTTGACGGAAGAACGCCGGGCTTTATCGGCAGAAACGCTGGCGAAGTTTTTGCGGAGATTGCATGAGTTTCCGGTGCAGGAGGCGCTAAAATGCGGAGTTCGGCAAGACCATCGAAGCTTAACGGATATCGCGGCGCGCAAAGTGAAATTGGAAGGTTTTCTGTCGAAGAGGGTTGGACACCTGTCGCCGGAGGAATCCGGTGTGATCGAAGCGTATATGAGCAGGCTGCAAACGGACCGTGTCGAGGCGGTGGATGCACTGCTGCATGGCGATCTTCATTTCAAAAATATGCTCGTAAATAAGAACGGGATCGTTGCCGGCATCATTGATTGGGGCGATCTGAGTATAGGCCATCCGGCTTGCGATCTGAGCGTGGCGTACAGCTTTTTACCACCATACGCTCGCGGCGTGTTTTTCGAAACGTACGGAGGAGCGAACGAGGAAACGAAGCTGCTGGCGCGGCTGATCGCGGTATACATCCCTGTACTGATCTTGATGCAAGCGGTCGATGACGGGAACGAAGCGATTGCGGTAGAAGCGAAATCCAATATTATGCGAGCACTGTCGGATTAG
- a CDS encoding DUF2716 domain-containing protein yields MNQAYIQKIGLHFQSINFKSCLEPHEYLYALDWQHESFYYSPYLQEKFPRISFYPDGDYYLFLKKAKGFWWNNSKRRMNFI; encoded by the coding sequence ATAAACCAAGCATATATCCAAAAGATTGGCCTACATTTTCAATCCATAAATTTTAAATCTTGTTTGGAACCGCACGAGTATCTATACGCGTTGGATTGGCAGCATGAATCCTTTTATTATTCTCCATATTTGCAAGAAAAGTTTCCGAGAATATCATTTTACCCTGATGGGGATTACTATTTATTTTTGAAGAAGGCCAAAGGTTTTTGGTGGAATAATTCGAAGAGGCGGATGAACTTCATATAG
- a CDS encoding GNAT family N-acetyltransferase, protein MNTYTIREMDLGDYSKVFALWSHTEGMGLSDSDSEASISKFLKRNEGHSFVCTDGEEMIGTILCGHDGRRGFLYHVAVSTEHRKNGIGKRLVESALDSLTKSGIIKCHLMVFANNKAGNQYWNDTGWIKRDDILIFSKDT, encoded by the coding sequence TTGAATACATATACAATTCGCGAAATGGACCTGGGTGATTATTCGAAAGTTTTTGCTCTTTGGTCACATACCGAAGGTATGGGATTAAGTGATTCTGATTCTGAGGCATCCATTTCCAAATTCTTGAAAAGGAACGAAGGACATAGCTTTGTATGTACGGATGGAGAAGAAATGATCGGTACAATTCTGTGCGGCCATGATGGCAGAAGAGGGTTTCTGTATCATGTGGCCGTTTCAACAGAACATAGGAAAAACGGAATCGGAAAAAGACTCGTTGAAAGTGCTTTGGACTCTTTGACAAAATCAGGCATCATTAAATGTCACCTCATGGTTTTCGCAAACAATAAAGCAGGCAATCAATATTGGAATGATACAGGATGGATTAAAAGGGATGATATTCTGATCTTTTCAAAAGATACATAG
- a CDS encoding GNAT family N-acetyltransferase has translation MNLILDKWNSPRLTISDLKEDEIPVVQDLYETSQYMNQWDGQSYNPEHIKDCLFNGNLPPGGKLENYRIQTIRNKEDQKIIGILSVYHGYPSTDSVYLEFLYIDKNIQKQGFGQEVIHQFAEVTTALGYKEIRINVAVKNWPALKFWIKSGFNHASGIYGDNEFSETTYANLELVKIL, from the coding sequence ATGAACCTTATCTTGGATAAATGGAATTCCCCTAGGCTTACGATATCGGATTTAAAAGAAGACGAAATTCCAGTGGTACAAGATCTTTATGAGACAAGTCAGTATATGAATCAGTGGGATGGCCAAAGCTACAATCCAGAACATATCAAAGATTGTTTATTTAACGGAAATCTGCCTCCGGGCGGTAAACTAGAAAATTATAGAATACAAACGATTCGAAATAAAGAAGACCAAAAAATAATAGGGATATTGAGTGTATACCATGGTTACCCGTCTACAGATTCGGTATATCTTGAATTTTTGTATATAGATAAAAATATTCAAAAACAAGGCTTTGGACAAGAAGTAATCCATCAGTTTGCAGAAGTAACAACGGCTTTAGGTTATAAAGAAATTCGGATCAACGTAGCCGTGAAAAATTGGCCGGCTCTGAAGTTTTGGATTAAATCGGGGTTTAATCATGCAAGCGGGATTTATGGCGATAATGAATTTTCGGAAACGACTTATGCAAATTTGGAGTTAGTAAAGATATTGTGA
- a CDS encoding chloramphenicol phosphotransferase CPT family protein produces MKKGLIVLLNGTSSSGKTSLSTELINQKEILFHHLAIDDFFNNYNQLVNSKLPNELPREIDHQAVSQIVDDSIIAMYYSTVKLFSEMGLNVLVDTVIDNDERFDKCLEVFAEQPTLFVGVLCSKEELTRREQIRGDRNIGLARSQFEKVYRFTEYDLEINTEELNPTECAKAILSFIKSDKECLVFKQLNKREKRIKS; encoded by the coding sequence TTGAAAAAAGGCCTTATTGTACTGTTGAATGGAACTTCAAGTTCGGGTAAAACCAGCCTCTCTACTGAACTGATCAATCAAAAAGAAATTCTTTTTCATCATTTAGCAATAGACGATTTTTTTAATAATTACAATCAGTTGGTTAACAGTAAACTTCCGAATGAACTCCCGCGAGAAATCGATCATCAAGCGGTCTCGCAAATCGTTGACGATTCTATCATCGCTATGTACTATTCGACCGTTAAATTGTTTTCGGAAATGGGTTTGAACGTCCTTGTAGACACGGTCATCGACAATGATGAACGGTTTGACAAGTGTCTGGAAGTGTTTGCTGAGCAGCCCACATTGTTCGTAGGCGTACTATGCTCGAAAGAAGAACTCACGAGAAGAGAACAAATCAGGGGAGATCGAAACATTGGATTGGCAAGGTCTCAATTTGAGAAGGTGTATCGTTTCACTGAATATGACCTTGAAATAAATACGGAAGAGTTGAATCCAACAGAGTGTGCCAAAGCAATTTTGAGTTTTATCAAGTCTGATAAAGAATGCTTGGTATTTAAGCAATTAAATAAAAGAGAGAAAAGGATAAAATCATGA